From Aptenodytes patagonicus chromosome 1, bAptPat1.pri.cur, whole genome shotgun sequence, one genomic window encodes:
- the RASL11A gene encoding ras-like protein family member 11A: MRLPSMSQPFLLAPIAECAPGPPGAQLRLAVLGARGVGKSAMIVRFLTKRFIGDYEPNTGNLYSRLVHLDGDHVAVQIQDTPGCIQMQEDCVQVLDSLSRCVKWAEGFLLVYSITDYSSYQSVRPLYQHIRKVHPDARTPIIIVGNKADLLHARQVQAKEGPQLANELGSLFLEISTSDDSQGVCDVFHYLCKEVSKLQHAGSTDRRRSSIIPRPKSPNMQDLKRRFKQALSSKVK; this comes from the exons ATGCGCCTGCCGAGCATGTCCCAGCCCTTCCTGCTGGCGCCCATCGCCGAGTGCGCCCCGGGGCCTCCCGGCGCCCAGCTCCGCCTGGCGGTGCTGGGCGCCCGCGGCGTCGGCAAGAGCG CCATGATCGTGCGGTTCCTGACGAAGCGGTTCATCGGGGACTACGAGCCCAACACAG GCAACCTCTACTCCAGGCTGGTCCATCTGGACGGGGACCACGTTGCCGTGCAGATCCAAGACACGCCGGGGTGCATCCAG ATGCAGGAAGACTGCGTGCAGGTGCTGGACTCCCTGTCCAGGTGCGTGAAGTGGGCAGAGGGCTTCCTCCTGGTCTACTCCATCACAGACTACAGCAGCTACCAGTCAGTCCGACCTCTCTACCAGCACATACGCAAGGTCCACCCAGATGCCAGGACTCCCATCATTATCGTGGGGAACAAAGCAGACCTCCTCCACGCCAGGCAAGTACAGGCGAAAGAGGGACCACAGCTGGCAAATGAACTGGGCAGCCTGTTCTTGGAAATCTCCACGAGTGACGACTCCCAAGGCGTCTGTGATGTTTTCCATTACCTTTGCAAGGAGGTCAGCAAACTACAGCACGCTGGCAGCACGGACAGGAGGCGGTCGTCCATCATCCCTCGGCC